A portion of the Candidatus Flexicrinis proximus genome contains these proteins:
- a CDS encoding alcohol dehydrogenase catalytic domain-containing protein, whose amino-acid sequence MTATMLAAVYHGPNDLRVETRALPEIGPGDVLLKVETATICGTDLRILSGGHRKYPDGTVRVPGHEVVGHIAAVGRDAAGIAAGQRVFVAPNMSVGFSREAIRGDNNLSTQFAAFGITDDGAFAEYMRVPSAAVLQGNLIPIPEDFDAAAASLIEPFACVLRGQNPLHIQVGESVVVMGAGPIGVMHVMLARLHGAGRVIVSEPQAERRAQALQFGADAAVAPDQLAEIVGPHGADVIIAATPVHAAMESAIQLAAIGGRINFFGGLPKDKPHITLDANAVHYKELVVTGTTACSTADCHRAADIVLARRVNLAPLVTARFPLAQAVEAFEVAKDRKTLKVALVPGP is encoded by the coding sequence ATGACCGCTACGATGCTTGCCGCCGTCTACCATGGCCCGAACGACCTGCGCGTTGAAACGCGCGCCCTGCCTGAAATCGGCCCAGGGGACGTGCTGCTCAAGGTCGAGACCGCGACCATCTGCGGCACTGATCTGCGCATTCTCAGCGGTGGGCATCGCAAATACCCCGATGGCACCGTTCGCGTGCCGGGCCATGAGGTCGTCGGCCACATCGCCGCGGTGGGGCGCGACGCCGCCGGTATCGCCGCCGGCCAGCGCGTGTTCGTTGCCCCCAATATGTCGGTCGGCTTCTCGCGTGAAGCCATTCGCGGCGACAACAACCTGAGCACGCAGTTCGCGGCATTCGGCATCACGGACGACGGCGCATTCGCCGAATATATGCGTGTCCCGTCTGCCGCCGTTCTGCAGGGCAACCTGATCCCCATCCCTGAGGATTTCGACGCGGCGGCAGCCTCGCTGATCGAGCCATTCGCCTGCGTCCTGCGCGGGCAGAACCCCCTGCACATTCAGGTGGGCGAGTCGGTCGTCGTCATGGGCGCCGGGCCGATTGGGGTGATGCATGTGATGCTGGCACGCCTGCACGGCGCGGGACGTGTGATTGTCAGCGAGCCGCAGGCGGAACGTCGCGCCCAGGCGCTCCAATTCGGCGCGGATGCTGCCGTCGCGCCTGATCAATTGGCCGAGATTGTCGGCCCGCACGGCGCCGATGTCATCATCGCGGCCACACCCGTCCACGCCGCCATGGAATCGGCCATTCAGCTCGCGGCGATCGGCGGCCGGATCAATTTCTTCGGAGGTTTACCCAAAGACAAGCCGCATATCACGCTTGATGCGAATGCCGTCCATTACAAGGAACTGGTTGTCACCGGCACGACGGCGTGCAGCACCGCCGACTGCCACCGCGCCGCCGATATTGTCCTCGCGCGCCGTGTAAACCTCGCCCCGCTGGTGACGGCACGCTTCCCGCTCGCGCAGGCCGTCGAAGCCTTCGAGGTCGCCAAAGACCGCAAGACGCTCAAAGTGGCATTGGTGCCAGGGCCGTGA
- a CDS encoding glucose-6-phosphate isomerase (catalyzes the formation of D-fructose 6-phosphate from D-glucose 6-phosphate), with product MKNRPFTFDLPAGSFIPSEYDNHIERRLSAMRGMYADQGAYDTLLAAGDPLMYEVYEIKRPEVAGEVLHGISIVHPGKVGSEYSMTKGHFHTVRDTGEVYYCLKGAGAMVMETPEGDTAVEYLYPGRVLYVLPYWAHRSVNTGATEDLITFFAYPGHSGHDYGTIEKLGFRKLLIERDGKPTVVDNPKWGK from the coding sequence ATGAAAAACCGTCCGTTTACCTTTGACCTGCCGGCAGGAAGCTTTATTCCTTCGGAGTACGACAATCACATCGAGCGCCGGCTGTCCGCGATGCGCGGCATGTACGCGGATCAGGGTGCCTACGACACGCTGCTCGCGGCGGGTGACCCGTTGATGTACGAGGTTTACGAGATCAAACGCCCGGAAGTCGCCGGGGAAGTCCTGCACGGCATCAGTATCGTGCATCCCGGCAAAGTCGGCAGCGAATACAGTATGACCAAGGGGCATTTTCACACCGTGCGCGACACCGGCGAAGTCTACTACTGCCTCAAGGGCGCGGGGGCAATGGTGATGGAGACGCCGGAAGGAGACACAGCGGTCGAATACCTGTACCCGGGCCGGGTTCTCTACGTCCTGCCCTACTGGGCGCATCGTTCGGTCAACACCGGGGCGACCGAAGACCTCATCACCTTCTTCGCCTATCCGGGCCATTCCGGGCACGACTACGGCACCATCGAGAAACTCGGCTTCCGCAAACTGCTGATCGAGCGCGACGGAAAACCAACGGTCGTCGACAACCCCAAGTGGGGCAAGTAG
- a CDS encoding phosphoglycerate dehydrogenase: MNDLKSMRVLVTPTSYGRHDPRLLSDLRAVVGEVVVSTTGKPLTSSDLRALLPGIHGMIAGLDTLDAAALASADCLRVIARYGIGVERVDLRAAEARGIVVCNTPGANSNAVAELTVGFLIALARALIPANTALKQGSWLRVSGVSLEGKTIGLIGYGAIGKRVAGLMRMLGCTVIAHDPYVPDATMREAQVVPASLDDLLRQSDYVSLHLPVTDDTRGMVNTAFLSQMKRGASLINTARGELIDDDALIEALNTGQLGGAALDAFTREPPAPDDALIVHPNVIVTPHIGGNTDSATNAMGWMALQECLAVLRGEPPQHRVI; this comes from the coding sequence ATGAACGACCTGAAATCCATGCGAGTACTCGTCACCCCCACCAGCTATGGCCGGCACGATCCGCGGCTGCTCAGCGATCTGCGCGCTGTCGTGGGAGAGGTGGTGGTCAGCACCACCGGCAAACCGCTGACCAGCAGTGATCTGCGCGCCCTGCTGCCGGGCATTCACGGTATGATCGCCGGCCTCGATACGCTTGATGCCGCGGCACTGGCGTCCGCCGACTGCCTGCGCGTCATCGCCCGCTACGGTATCGGGGTCGAGCGCGTCGATCTGCGCGCCGCAGAGGCTCGTGGGATCGTGGTCTGCAACACCCCCGGCGCGAATTCGAACGCCGTTGCCGAGCTGACGGTCGGGTTTCTGATTGCCCTCGCCCGCGCGCTCATCCCGGCCAACACCGCGCTCAAACAGGGTTCATGGCTGCGTGTCAGCGGCGTATCGCTCGAAGGCAAGACCATCGGTCTGATCGGTTACGGCGCGATTGGCAAGCGCGTGGCCGGGCTGATGCGTATGCTCGGCTGCACGGTCATCGCCCATGACCCGTATGTCCCGGACGCCACCATGCGCGAAGCGCAGGTCGTCCCCGCCTCGCTGGATGACTTGCTGCGACAGAGTGATTATGTCTCGCTGCATCTGCCGGTTACGGACGACACGCGCGGCATGGTCAACACAGCCTTTCTGTCGCAGATGAAGCGCGGCGCGTCCCTCATCAATACCGCGCGCGGCGAACTGATCGACGACGACGCGCTGATTGAAGCGTTGAACACCGGCCAGCTCGGCGGCGCGGCCCTCGACGCCTTCACGCGTGAGCCGCCCGCCCCCGACGATGCCTTGATTGTGCATCCCAACGTAATCGTCACCCCCCATATCGGCGGCAATACCGACAGCGCGACCAACGCGATGGGCTGGATGGCGCTTCAGGAATGTCTGGCGGTGCTGCGCGGAGAACCCCCGCAGCACCGTGTGATCTGA
- a CDS encoding shikimate dehydrogenase yields MNSYDLVTQSQPTFYFIGVTTASSSIMRVFPLWMKALGRPDVQIVGVDCKIHDAPAVYRSVVEHIRRDPLSLGALVTTHKIDLLAAARDLFDDLDPYARLTHEVSSISKRGERLRGHAKDPISAGKSIDAILEPGYFRQTGADVLCYGAGGAGTAIALHFMGKTSAADRPRQLTLTDCRPDRLEEIISLTSELRPQFAVHTAATREQGISDRLLEQLPERSLVINATGMGKDTPGSPISDAAVFPRNCIVWELNYRGELDFMQQASAQRDDRGLRIEDGWLYFLHGWTQVIAEVLDVPIEGAVFVELAAIAAQTRGK; encoded by the coding sequence ATGAACAGCTACGATCTCGTTACCCAAAGTCAGCCGACGTTCTATTTTATCGGTGTTACCACCGCCAGTTCGTCGATCATGCGGGTTTTCCCGCTGTGGATGAAGGCGCTTGGCCGCCCCGACGTGCAGATCGTGGGCGTCGACTGCAAGATACATGATGCGCCGGCGGTTTACCGTTCTGTGGTCGAACACATCCGGCGCGACCCGCTCAGCCTTGGCGCGCTGGTGACCACGCACAAGATCGACCTGCTTGCGGCGGCGCGCGATCTGTTCGACGATCTTGACCCGTATGCGCGGCTCACCCACGAAGTCTCCAGCATCAGCAAGCGCGGCGAACGTCTTCGCGGTCACGCCAAAGACCCGATTAGCGCCGGGAAGAGCATCGACGCCATTCTGGAACCCGGCTACTTCCGCCAGACCGGCGCGGACGTCCTGTGCTACGGGGCCGGCGGCGCCGGGACGGCGATTGCCTTGCATTTCATGGGAAAGACCAGCGCCGCCGACAGGCCGCGCCAGCTTACGCTCACCGATTGCCGTCCCGACCGCCTCGAAGAAATCATCAGCCTGACCTCCGAGCTGCGCCCCCAGTTCGCCGTCCATACCGCTGCAACCCGCGAACAGGGCATCAGCGACCGGCTGCTCGAACAACTGCCGGAGCGGTCACTGGTGATTAACGCCACCGGTATGGGCAAAGATACCCCCGGTTCTCCAATCTCCGATGCGGCGGTCTTCCCGCGCAATTGCATCGTATGGGAGCTAAACTATCGGGGCGAGTTGGACTTCATGCAGCAGGCGTCTGCCCAGCGCGATGACCGCGGGCTGCGAATCGAGGATGGTTGGCTGTATTTCCTTCATGGCTGGACACAGGTCATCGCGGAAGTCCTCGATGTGCCAATTGAAGGGGCGGTTTTCGTGGAGCTTGCAGCGATCGCCGCGCAGACCCGAGGTAAATAG
- the phnF gene encoding phosphonate metabolism transcriptional regulator PhnF, which translates to MAVDRHNPIPFYLQVIDALRAQIREGVFPAASQLPGEHELCAMFNVSRTVIRQALNELGREGLILREKGRGTFVAQPKIKEKFFQKLTGFYQDMVDQGYQPVTQVLKQRVAPASTQIAEKLRIAPQAPVIEIERLRFIDGDPMVYVTSYLPYARCPDLVNTDLSNQSLYEYLERACGIFITRGTRSIEAALASARDAQLLGIKKGAPVIQLDSVSYEAKGSPVEYYHAIHRGDRSRFEVELVRIRDESPEGITLKSPESLPPGNTLTPRKR; encoded by the coding sequence ATGGCAGTAGACCGGCATAACCCCATCCCGTTTTATCTGCAGGTGATCGACGCGCTGCGCGCCCAAATCCGCGAAGGCGTCTTCCCGGCGGCTTCGCAGCTTCCCGGCGAACACGAGCTGTGCGCCATGTTCAACGTCAGCCGCACCGTCATCCGGCAGGCGCTGAATGAGCTTGGCCGAGAGGGGCTGATCCTGCGCGAAAAAGGCCGCGGTACTTTTGTGGCACAGCCGAAGATCAAAGAGAAATTCTTCCAGAAACTGACCGGTTTCTATCAGGACATGGTCGACCAGGGTTATCAGCCGGTCACCCAGGTGCTTAAACAGCGCGTGGCCCCCGCCTCGACCCAGATCGCCGAGAAGCTCCGGATCGCCCCGCAGGCCCCGGTCATCGAGATCGAGCGTTTGCGCTTCATCGACGGTGATCCGATGGTGTATGTCACGTCATACCTGCCGTATGCCCGCTGTCCCGATCTGGTGAATACCGATCTGTCCAACCAGTCGCTCTACGAGTATCTCGAACGCGCCTGCGGCATCTTCATTACGCGCGGCACCCGCAGCATCGAGGCGGCCCTGGCCAGCGCGCGCGACGCCCAGCTGCTCGGCATCAAGAAAGGCGCGCCGGTAATCCAATTGGACTCAGTCAGTTATGAGGCAAAAGGGTCGCCCGTTGAGTATTATCATGCCATCCATCGGGGCGACCGGTCGCGGTTCGAGGTTGAACTGGTGCGTATACGCGATGAATCACCGGAGGGTATCACCCTCAAATCGCCTGAATCGCTTCCGCCGGGGAATACGCTCACCCCGCGCAAGCGGTGA
- a CDS encoding bifunctional 4-hydroxy-2-oxoglutarate aldolase/2-dehydro-3-deoxy-phosphogluconate aldolase, with amino-acid sequence MARFDRLTVFNTLYADGLVPLYYTPDPAAALKVVRATFAGGCRTFEFTNRGDFAIEVFSQLIKAAAVECPGLILGVGSVDDAPTAALYIAHGANFVVGPSFSADTARLCNRRKIGYVPGCGSVTEIATAEEHGAELIKVFPGNSVGGPGFIKAVMAPRPWTRLMPTGGVSSDEANLKEWFGAGAAAVGMGSNLIKDETVKAGDFETITRLTAEALAMVKKVRGR; translated from the coding sequence ATGGCTCGCTTTGATCGCCTGACCGTCTTTAATACCCTTTACGCAGATGGCCTCGTCCCGCTGTATTACACCCCTGATCCGGCGGCGGCGCTCAAGGTCGTTCGGGCTACCTTTGCGGGCGGCTGCCGCACCTTCGAGTTCACCAACCGCGGCGATTTCGCCATTGAAGTCTTCTCGCAGTTGATTAAGGCGGCTGCGGTGGAATGTCCCGGCCTGATCCTGGGCGTTGGCTCGGTGGACGACGCCCCTACGGCCGCCCTGTATATCGCGCACGGCGCCAATTTCGTGGTCGGCCCCTCGTTCAGCGCCGACACGGCCCGCCTGTGCAACCGGCGCAAAATCGGCTACGTCCCCGGCTGCGGCTCGGTGACTGAAATCGCAACCGCCGAAGAACACGGCGCCGAACTGATCAAAGTCTTCCCCGGCAACTCGGTCGGCGGCCCCGGCTTCATCAAGGCCGTGATGGCTCCCCGTCCGTGGACCCGCCTGATGCCCACCGGTGGCGTCTCCAGCGATGAGGCGAACCTGAAGGAATGGTTCGGCGCAGGCGCGGCGGCGGTCGGCATGGGCAGCAATCTAATTAAGGATGAGACGGTTAAAGCTGGCGATTTCGAGACGATCACGCGCCTCACGGCCGAGGCGCTGGCGATGGTAAAGAAGGTGCGTGGCCGCTAA
- a CDS encoding sugar phosphate isomerase/epimerase produces the protein MKYGANSFIWASPFSTAQSISLLTKVKVLGFDAIEIACEDPALVDVRTLKDALTGVGLQGIICGAFGPDRDLSSADPAVSQNAETYIRWMVDAAAEIGSPVVIGPLYASVGKAHPDTEAGARAEWERSISRMRPLAEYAGAHGVKLAIEPLNRFETDLINVAQQALEYCDAVGSPHLGLHLDTFHMHIEESNSAAAIRAAGPRLFHLHASENDRGVPGAGQVAWRAIFDALRDIAYEGVVGIESFTPEVKSIARAVCIWRKLAPDQDTIAREGLAFLRSLDTPEDTTWSTRP, from the coding sequence ATGAAATATGGCGCCAATTCGTTTATCTGGGCCTCGCCTTTCAGCACCGCCCAATCAATAAGTCTGCTCACTAAAGTCAAAGTGCTGGGCTTCGACGCGATTGAGATCGCCTGCGAAGACCCGGCGCTGGTCGATGTCCGGACCCTCAAGGATGCGCTCACGGGCGTGGGCCTGCAGGGGATCATCTGCGGCGCCTTCGGGCCGGATCGCGACCTGTCCAGCGCCGATCCGGCGGTCAGCCAGAATGCCGAAACTTACATCCGCTGGATGGTCGATGCCGCGGCGGAGATCGGCTCCCCGGTCGTCATCGGCCCCCTGTACGCGTCGGTCGGCAAAGCCCACCCCGATACCGAGGCTGGCGCCCGCGCGGAGTGGGAGCGTTCGATCAGCCGGATGCGCCCGCTGGCCGAATATGCCGGAGCGCACGGAGTCAAGCTGGCGATCGAACCGCTGAACCGCTTCGAGACCGACCTGATCAACGTCGCCCAACAGGCGCTCGAATACTGCGACGCTGTCGGCAGCCCGCATCTGGGTCTGCACCTGGATACCTTCCACATGCACATCGAGGAGTCCAACAGCGCTGCAGCCATCCGTGCAGCCGGGCCGCGCCTCTTTCACCTCCACGCCAGCGAGAATGACCGCGGTGTGCCTGGCGCGGGTCAGGTGGCCTGGCGCGCGATCTTCGATGCCCTGCGCGACATCGCCTATGAGGGCGTCGTGGGTATCGAATCGTTCACGCCCGAGGTCAAATCCATCGCCCGCGCGGTCTGTATCTGGCGCAAGCTCGCGCCAGATCAGGACACCATCGCCCGCGAGGGGTTGGCGTTCCTGCGCAGCCTCGACACCCCGGAGGACACGACATGGTCGACCCGGCCGTAG
- a CDS encoding sugar ABC transporter ATP-binding protein, which yields MVDPAVVLDMRGISKTFPGVKALDNVNFDLVRGEVHALCGENGAGKSTLIKILCGAYRPDTGSITLEGTPITFHHPAEAQHNGISIIYQEFNLLPDRTIAQNIFLGREPMRGFRVDDAKMNADTRALLNSVEIDIDPRTPVGELRVAQQQVVEIAKAISFNAKILLMDEPTAALSPNEVDSLMALVKRLSARGVTVVYISHRLDEIYRIADRATVLKDGQHILTAPLSTLKQRDLVTAMVGRELSDLFPPLADPAAIGEPILDVRGVYVSDWLKDISFTVRRGEILGIAGLEGSGRTFLARALFGAERISRGSVTLLGKALHLRRPSDAIQAGIGFITEDRKREGLMLPMSIRRNIALPSLRLRQRFGLIEFAKEAQTVEHYTESLDVRGAGQHTEVQFLSGGNQQKVVLAKWLATEARMLIFDEPTRGIDVGAKASIHTLMRKLASEGIGVIMISSELPEIIGMSDRILVMKRGELVAEFPAGNLSEAEIMAAATGTTLAKGVA from the coding sequence ATGGTCGACCCGGCCGTAGTCCTCGACATGCGCGGCATCAGCAAGACCTTTCCGGGGGTAAAAGCGCTGGATAACGTGAATTTCGATCTGGTGCGCGGTGAAGTCCATGCCCTGTGCGGTGAAAACGGCGCGGGCAAATCCACCCTCATCAAAATCCTGTGCGGCGCTTACCGTCCCGACACCGGCAGCATCACGCTTGAAGGCACGCCCATTACCTTCCACCATCCTGCCGAGGCGCAGCACAACGGCATCAGTATCATCTATCAGGAATTCAACTTGCTGCCCGACCGCACCATCGCCCAGAATATCTTTCTGGGACGCGAACCGATGCGCGGTTTCCGCGTCGACGATGCCAAAATGAACGCCGATACCCGCGCCCTGCTCAACAGCGTCGAGATCGATATCGACCCGCGCACGCCGGTTGGAGAACTGCGCGTCGCCCAGCAGCAGGTCGTCGAAATCGCCAAAGCGATCTCGTTTAACGCCAAAATTCTGCTGATGGACGAGCCGACCGCGGCGCTTTCGCCCAACGAGGTCGACAGCCTGATGGCGCTCGTCAAACGCCTGTCCGCGCGCGGCGTCACAGTGGTCTACATCTCGCACCGCCTCGACGAAATTTACCGCATTGCCGACCGGGCGACTGTTCTCAAAGACGGCCAGCACATTCTCACCGCGCCGCTCAGCACGCTCAAGCAGCGCGACCTCGTTACCGCGATGGTCGGCCGCGAACTCAGCGACCTTTTTCCGCCGCTGGCTGATCCCGCGGCGATCGGGGAGCCGATCCTGGACGTGCGCGGGGTGTATGTCAGCGATTGGCTCAAGGACATCAGCTTCACCGTCCGGCGCGGCGAAATCCTGGGCATCGCCGGCCTGGAAGGTTCCGGCCGCACGTTTCTGGCGCGTGCGTTATTCGGCGCCGAGCGGATCAGCCGCGGGAGCGTCACGCTGCTCGGTAAAGCGCTCCATCTGCGCCGCCCCTCCGACGCGATTCAGGCGGGCATCGGCTTCATCACCGAAGACCGCAAGCGCGAAGGGCTGATGCTTCCGATGTCGATCCGCCGCAATATCGCGCTGCCCAGCCTGCGCCTGCGCCAGCGCTTCGGCCTGATCGAGTTTGCCAAAGAAGCGCAGACGGTCGAACACTATACGGAGTCGCTGGATGTGCGCGGTGCCGGGCAGCACACCGAAGTCCAGTTCCTGAGCGGCGGCAACCAGCAAAAAGTCGTGCTGGCTAAATGGCTGGCGACCGAAGCCCGCATGCTGATCTTTGATGAACCCACCCGCGGCATCGACGTCGGCGCCAAGGCGAGCATCCACACGCTGATGCGTAAACTCGCCTCCGAGGGGATCGGCGTCATTATGATCTCCTCCGAACTGCCGGAGATCATCGGCATGAGTGACCGTATCCTGGTCATGAAGCGCGGCGAACTGGTGGCTGAGTTCCCGGCCGGAAATCTGTCTGAAGCTGAGATCATGGCCGCCGCGACCGGCACCACCCTGGCGAAGGGAGTTGCCTGA
- a CDS encoding ABC transporter permease, whose product MVVAASLFVPGFATAQTAINIFQRSVALGLVSIGQTFVIIGGSLDLSVAATISTISVITAVLMDNKTENMVWATLAALAMGAVIGAVNGTLVTRFKINAFIATLGSGLILQGILFSNVDNYAGKVPEPFQGLAYAEALGIPLGVFVLIAIVLLAWVILRYTRFGYHLYAVGGNESIARLSGVRTGRVLLGAHILAGIGAALAAIILIARLRAGGPRVGDGFDLDSIAAVVVGGALLSGGRGSVWGTLAGVLIVSVLSTIFNYLDVGAFAQDVIRGVVLIAVVALYSYRARR is encoded by the coding sequence ATGGTCGTTGCCGCTTCGCTGTTTGTCCCTGGCTTCGCCACGGCGCAGACCGCCATCAATATCTTCCAGCGTTCCGTCGCACTCGGGCTGGTCAGCATCGGGCAGACCTTCGTGATCATCGGCGGGTCGCTCGATCTGTCGGTCGCCGCGACCATCAGCACGATTTCCGTCATCACCGCCGTCCTGATGGACAACAAGACCGAAAACATGGTCTGGGCCACTTTGGCCGCTCTGGCGATGGGCGCGGTGATCGGCGCGGTCAACGGCACGCTCGTCACGCGCTTCAAGATCAATGCCTTCATCGCCACTCTCGGCTCAGGGTTGATCCTGCAGGGCATCCTGTTCTCCAATGTCGATAACTACGCCGGCAAAGTCCCGGAACCGTTCCAGGGGTTGGCCTATGCAGAAGCATTGGGCATCCCCCTCGGCGTCTTTGTGCTGATCGCGATCGTGCTCCTCGCCTGGGTCATCCTGCGCTATACCCGTTTCGGCTATCACCTGTATGCCGTGGGCGGTAACGAGTCGATCGCCCGTCTTTCCGGCGTTCGTACCGGGCGGGTCCTGCTCGGCGCGCACATTCTCGCCGGGATCGGTGCGGCACTGGCCGCCATTATCCTGATCGCGCGGCTGCGCGCCGGCGGCCCGCGGGTAGGGGACGGTTTCGACCTCGACTCGATTGCAGCGGTGGTCGTTGGTGGCGCGCTGCTCAGCGGCGGGCGCGGCAGTGTGTGGGGGACGCTGGCCGGCGTACTGATCGTCTCGGTCCTCAGCACGATTTTCAATTATCTCGATGTCGGCGCCTTCGCGCAGGACGTCATCCGCGGCGTCGTACTGATCGCCGTCGTCGCCCTTTACTCATATCGTGCGCGCCGGTAG
- a CDS encoding ABC transporter permease produces the protein MAQATLDRNAPESFIQRVRPYFTRLPVIYWVMALLLVFIYIRTPNFFTPNSLIAFIRNAAPLIVIAIGQMFVLVSGEIDLSVGSLITVAAALAAKVIDSDNANIPSAVLIIVLVTLAVALTNGIVTTFFKVPSFVTTLAMLLIAQGIISIVTGGAAGGGLTPEFRALGRGNVGDTNIPIALIVTLLIYGLAVIIMQFTTLGRNIYAVGSNPAAAALSGVRVGGVKIMAFILCSCCAAMSAVLLVGFSGMSSLQVGSGKEFQAISAAVLGGVALTGGRGGVTGAVAGALTLELLFRFLNLLSLPLPYRLTVQGLIILGAVAASGYRGRNRQ, from the coding sequence ATGGCCCAGGCAACGCTCGACCGTAACGCCCCTGAGAGTTTTATCCAGCGCGTGCGCCCGTATTTCACCCGGCTTCCGGTGATCTACTGGGTGATGGCGCTGCTGCTGGTCTTCATCTATATCCGGACGCCCAACTTTTTTACGCCCAATTCGCTCATCGCGTTTATCCGCAATGCCGCGCCGCTGATCGTCATTGCCATCGGCCAGATGTTCGTACTCGTCAGCGGCGAGATCGACCTGTCCGTCGGCTCGCTCATCACCGTAGCGGCGGCGCTGGCGGCCAAGGTCATCGACAGCGACAACGCCAACATCCCGTCCGCGGTCCTGATCATCGTCCTCGTCACACTGGCTGTCGCCCTCACCAATGGCATCGTCACCACCTTCTTCAAAGTCCCTTCCTTCGTGACCACGCTCGCCATGCTTCTGATCGCTCAGGGGATTATCTCGATCGTCACCGGCGGGGCAGCGGGCGGCGGCCTCACGCCGGAATTTCGCGCGTTGGGACGCGGAAACGTCGGCGATACGAACATCCCCATCGCCCTGATCGTCACGCTGCTCATCTATGGGTTAGCCGTGATCATCATGCAGTTCACCACTCTCGGACGCAATATCTACGCGGTGGGCAGCAACCCCGCTGCCGCCGCGCTGTCCGGCGTGCGGGTCGGCGGGGTCAAGATCATGGCCTTTATCCTGTGCAGCTGCTGCGCCGCGATGAGCGCGGTGCTGCTGGTCGGCTTCAGCGGGATGTCCTCGCTGCAGGTCGGCTCCGGTAAGGAATTTCAGGCCATCAGCGCGGCAGTACTGGGAGGTGTCGCGCTGACGGGCGGGCGGGGTGGAGTGACCGGTGCGGTCGCCGGCGCGCTTACGCTCGAATTGCTGTTCCGCTTCCTCAATTTACTCTCTCTCCCGCTGCCGTACAGGCTCACTGTGCAGGGGCTGATCATCCTGGGCGCGGTGGCTGCCAGCGGCTATCGGGGCAGAAACAGACAGTAA
- a CDS encoding ABC transporter substrate-binding protein yields the protein MRNPSFVRLAVVLGLLLLVVNLVPMAQDPTPNPFMSMGDLERQLGLLEEEPLGDPETPWLQMYATEEMVDTSMYVTEGPWNICFSNASVGNNWRVSGFGVMNADVQALIDEGKVAEFIVTDAGENADKQISDIDDLLTRDCDIIIISPTSTEQLTPAVEKAAESGIPVIVFDRGVNTTDYTTFIHPIGGYAFGHVGATWLVDQIEGAGNVLALRILPGVDVLETRWLAAEQIFSANPDISVVGVEFNDNDPAKTKSIVTDYIQRVGQIDGVWMDAGETSVAVYEAFIDQGMPVPPITSEDVNGWLKVWSDEELNSIAVTYPSFQWRTAIAAAVMILEGQPVPKEWVLPQPFVTNETVVDYVQPELPDTYYVFSSGATIEGYLDSLMD from the coding sequence ATGCGTAACCCTTCGTTTGTTCGTCTCGCCGTCGTCCTCGGCCTGCTTTTGTTGGTCGTTAATCTGGTGCCGATGGCCCAGGATCCCACTCCGAACCCCTTCATGTCGATGGGCGATCTCGAACGTCAGCTCGGCCTGCTCGAAGAAGAACCGCTCGGCGACCCCGAGACCCCGTGGCTCCAGATGTATGCCACCGAAGAGATGGTCGACACTTCGATGTACGTCACCGAAGGTCCGTGGAACATCTGCTTCAGCAACGCGTCTGTCGGCAACAACTGGCGTGTCTCCGGCTTCGGCGTGATGAACGCTGATGTACAGGCACTCATCGACGAAGGCAAGGTTGCTGAGTTCATCGTCACCGACGCCGGCGAGAATGCCGACAAGCAGATCAGCGATATCGACGACCTGCTCACCCGTGACTGTGACATCATCATCATCAGCCCCACCAGCACCGAACAGCTTACCCCGGCCGTCGAAAAGGCTGCCGAGTCGGGTATCCCGGTCATCGTGTTTGACCGCGGCGTCAATACCACCGACTACACCACCTTCATTCACCCGATCGGTGGTTATGCGTTCGGTCATGTCGGCGCGACATGGCTGGTCGATCAGATTGAAGGCGCCGGCAACGTGCTGGCCCTCCGCATCCTCCCCGGCGTCGACGTCCTCGAAACCCGCTGGCTGGCCGCCGAACAAATCTTCTCGGCCAACCCGGACATCAGCGTCGTCGGTGTCGAATTCAACGATAACGACCCCGCCAAGACCAAGTCGATCGTCACCGATTACATCCAGCGCGTCGGCCAGATCGACGGTGTGTGGATGGACGCCGGCGAGACCAGCGTCGCGGTCTACGAAGCCTTCATCGACCAGGGAATGCCCGTCCCGCCGATCACCAGCGAAGACGTCAACGGCTGGCTGAAGGTGTGGAGCGACGAAGAGCTGAATTCGATCGCCGTCACCTATCCGTCGTTCCAGTGGCGTACAGCCATCGCTGCCGCCGTGATGATCCTCGAAGGCCAGCCGGTTCCGAAGGAATGGGTCCTGCCGCAGCCGTTTGTCACCAACGAAACCGTCGTCGACTATGTTCAGCCCGAACTGCCTGACACCTACTACGTGTTCAGCAGCGGCGCGACAATCGAAGGTTATCTCGACAGCCTGATGGACTAG